Below is a genomic region from Acidobacteriota bacterium.
CTGCTTTCTGGTGTGCTCTTGTGGCAGGTCGTGAAGGCGGGTGGCACTGGGAACAAAGAAGCGGAAATCTCGTTTTCGAGGTTCATGCAGGATGTAGACCATGGAGATGTATACGAAGTCACCATTGCCGGAAGCGAAGTGCACGGTAAGTACAAGAACAATGGAGCGGGCTTCCATACCATTGCCTATGCCAACGACCCTGAGATGATTAAGAATCTGCGCGACA
It encodes:
- a CDS encoding cell division protein FtsH is translated as MSNPIKTIVFWLVILLSGVLLWQVVKAGGTGNKEAEISFSRFMQDVDHGDVYEVTIAGSEVHGKYKNNGAGFHTIAYANDPEMIKNLRD